From one Lycium ferocissimum isolate CSIRO_LF1 chromosome 5, AGI_CSIRO_Lferr_CH_V1, whole genome shotgun sequence genomic stretch:
- the LOC132058013 gene encoding uncharacterized protein LOC132058013, which translates to MVSYSHVAISSSSNSSSSNSSPFSTYPQQEVKKSKSLPSYHCSLHGVRSLPAKPMTKLPIAPLPPTPPKIYRVEPVNFKEIVQMLTAAPEFQSVSNKSISSSDSGSGSGSSSISVSGSFNSRRLQDIAPPPLDLSPVSLQRNNGNNDNIAAQWREFLRPPSSSSNNQLLESIETCIDLKTSEAEEISHVTPRIPSENYFGSCSPLANFPLSPASFAWCASILFSPGTLTSPSAVQII; encoded by the coding sequence ATGGTTTCTTATTCTCATGTAgctatttcttcttcttctaactCTTCTTCATCTAATTCTAGTCCATTTTCCACATATCCACAACAAGAAGTGAAGAAAAGCAAATCATTACCCTCATATCATTGTTCACTTCATGGAGTTCGTAGCCTTCCAGCAAAACCTATGACTAAACTACCAATTGCTCCATTACCACCAACACCTCCAAAAATCTATAGAGTCGAACCTGTTAATTTTAAGGAAATTGTCCAAATGCTCACTGCAGCACCCGAGTTTCAATCCGTTTCTAATAAATCTATCTCTAGTTCTGATTCTGGTTCTGGCTCTGGCTCTAGCTCTATCTCTGTCTCTGGTTCTTTCAATTCGAGGCGTTTACAAGATATCGCTCCTCCTCCACTTGATCTCTCACCGGTTTCATTACAAAGAAATAATGGCAATAATGATAATATTGCTGCACAATGGCGCGAGTTCCTTcgtcctccttcttcttcttcaaacaaCCAATTACTAGAATCAATTGAGACGTGCATTGATTTAAAAACATCCGAAGCAGAAGAAATATCACATGTAACGCCCCGAATCCCATCAGAAAATTATTTTGGATCGTGCAGTCCGCTGGCTAATTTCCCTCTATCGCCTGCTTCTTTTGCATGGTGTGCTTCGATTCTTTTCAGCCCTGGCACGCTTACTTCACCAAGCGCGGTTCAAATCATTTGA